A genomic segment from Lates calcarifer isolate ASB-BC8 linkage group LG13, TLL_Latcal_v3, whole genome shotgun sequence encodes:
- the plk2b gene encoding serine/threonine-protein kinase PLK2b: MEVQRNSAPQQTNSSSMCESTQRSCEPRRKRMDERSAPSEMARIITDPVTGKCYCRGKVLGKGGFAKCYEMTDLSTSKVYAAKIIPHARVSKPHQREKIDREIELHRALHHRHIVHFYHHFEDKENIYILLEYCSRKSLAHILKARKVLTEPEVRYYLRQIVSGLKYLHEQEILHRDLKLGNFFVSESMELKVGDFGLAAKLEPAGNRRKTICGTPNYLSPEVLNKQGHGCESDIWALGCVMYTMLLGRPPFETTNLKETYRCIREARYSLPSSLSPQAKQLIANLLAKIPEDRPNLDHILRHDFFTQGFSPERLPASCCHSAPDFHVSSPAKSFFKKAAAALFGGKRDKVKYYETLNKLTKEEEEIYKLQHDLERTVISQQQSKKISENGSLLPPSAESPVALATEGQSPTMRDTIRLIVRGSLGSCSSSSECLEDNTTGSVAETVASVLRGCLENMPKADDIPQSANSCSLQWVTKWVDYSNKYGFGYQLSDHTVGVLFNNGTHMSLLPDRKTIHYYAELGQCSVFPTCEVPEHFVGQVTVLKYFSHYMEENLMDGGDLGSMTDAHMPRLYLLQWLKSDRALMMLFNDGTFQVNFYHDHTKIILCCQRDEYMLTYINEDRVSKTFKLSSLLTSGCPTDLRERMVYSLNMLLQRCS; encoded by the exons ATGGAAGTACAGAGAAATAGCGCGCCccaacagacaaacagcagcagtatgtGCGAATCGACGCAGAGGTCCTGCGAACCTCGCCGAAAGAGAATGGATGAGCGCAGCGCGCCCTCGGAGATGGCCAGGATAATCACCGATCCTGTCACGGGGAAGTGCTACTGCCGTGGAAAAGTTTTGGGAAAG GGAGGGTTCGCGAAATGCTACGAGATGACCGACCTCTCCACCAGCAAAGTTTACGCAGCCAAAATCATCCCACATGCGCGCGTCTCCAAACCTCATCAACGGGAGAAG ATTGACAGAGAAATTGAGCTGCACAGAGCTCTGCACCATAGACATATAGTGCACTTTTATCACCATTTTGAGGACAAGGAGAACATCTACATCCTGTTGGAATACTGCAGTAGAAAA TCATTAGCTCATATCCTTAAGGCTCGTAAGGTGCTTACTGAGCCAGAGGTGCGTTATTATCTAAGGCAGATTGTCTCTGGGCTAAAGTACCTGCATGAGCAAGAAATCCTTCACAGAGACCTGAAACTTG GTAACTTCTTTGTGAGTGAGTCGATGGAGCTGAAGGTCGGGGACTTTGGTCTGGCTGCCAAGTTGGAGCcagcaggaaacaggaggaagacGATCTGTGGGACTCCCAACTACCTGTCCCCTGAGGTGCTCAACAAGCAGGGCCATGGTTGTGAATCAGACATCTGGGCCCTTGGCTGTGTAAT GTACACCATGCTGTTGGGCAGACCACCATTTGAAACCACCAACCTGAAGGAGACATACAGGTGTATTAGAGAGGCACGGTACTCCCTGCCCTCGTCCCTGTCACCTCAGGCTAAGCAGTTAATCGCCAACCTTCTGGCCAAGATCCCCGAGGACAGGCCCAACCTGGACCACATTCTGAGGCATGACTTCTTCACGCAG GGCTTCAGTCCAGAGCGTCTGCCGGCTAGCTGTTGCCATTCAGCACCAGATTTCCACGTTTCTAGTCCCGCCAAGAGCTTCTTCAAGAAAGCTGCCGCTGCGCTCTTTGGTGGGAAGAGAGACAAGGTCAAATACTACGAGACTCTGA ATAAGTTAaccaaagaggaagaggagatctACAAACTGCAGCACGACCTTGAGAGAACTGTCATCAGCCAACAACAGAGCAAAAAGATTTCAGAG AATGGAAGTCTACTTCCACCATCTGCCGAGAGCCCCGTTGCCCTGGCAACAGAGGGCCAGTCCCCGACGATGCGAGATACCATCCGTCTGATCGTCAGGGGGAGTCTggggagctgcagcagcagtagcgAAT GTCTGGAAGACAACACAACAGGGAGCGTGGCTGAAACTGTTGCAAGTGTGTTGAGGGGTTGTCTGGAGAATATGCCTAAAG CGGATGACATTCCTCAGAGCGCAAACAGCTGCAGTCTTCAATGGGTGACTAAATGGGTGGACTACTCCAACAAGTATGGCTTTGGCTACCAATTGTCTGATCACACCGTGGGAGTTCTCTTCAACAACGGCACCCACATGAGCCTCTTGCCAGACAGAAA GACCATCCATTACTATGCAGAGTTGGGCCAGTGCTCTGTCTTCCCCACCTGTGAGGTTCCTGAACATTTTGTTGGCCAAGTGACTGTGCTCAAGTACTTTTCCCACTACATGGAGGAGAACCTCATGGAT GGTGGGGACCTTGGTAGTATGACGGATGCACACATGCCCAGACTCTACCTGCTGCAGTGGCTCAAGTCCGACCGCGCCCTCATGATGCTCTTTAATGACGGCACTTtccag GTCAACTTTTACCATGACCACACCAAGATCATTCTGTGTTGCCAGAGGGATGAGTACATGCTGACGTACATTAATGAGGACCGTGTCTCCAAAACCTTCAAACTCAGCTCCCTGCTGACGTCAGGCTGCCCCACTGACCTGCGTGAACGCATGGTGTACTCCCTCAACATGCTTCTGCAGAGATGCAGCTAA